Sequence from the bacterium genome:
CTACTGGGCCGACGACGACCCGTGGGCGGATGGCAAGAGTGTCCACGTCCACATCTTAATTGACGTCAACAGCACTGCCGCCGGCGGCACGTTCGCCTGTTGGGGCGCGGCCAACGTCTTCTACGCGATGCCGTTCAAGCCCGACTACGATCTCGTCATGCAGTGGAACACCGACGACCAGAACGCCAGCTTCACCGGTCTGAACACCTGGCAGTTCTTCTCTTGGGTACAGCAGCCCGAAATCACCACCGACGCCGGCGGCGGCAGTCAATGGACGGAAGTTGCAATCCGCAAGAACCAGATCGGTACGCCCGCCCAAGGCGTCGTGCTGAATCTTGCCATGTGGCTGAGGCCCGCGTGGGACACGAATGGCGGCGTCGCCTGTCTCCCCGAGCAAGCGAACTTCCCCAGCAACAACGGCGCAACTGGCGCGTCCCTGTCCGTCCAATTCCCCTACACGATTCAGCACGTCTTCGGCGATGCCGTCGCACCCCAGCTCGTCTCCGTGCACCAGATTGACCGCGATCGCGTCGAGCTGCTCTTCAATGAGCCGATGGATCCCGTCCGACTCCAGAACACCGCCTTCTACAACACCGGCGGTACGTGGCCGCTCACGAGCGTGCAATATGTCACTGGCCTGACCGCCGGTCTGTATAATTCCGGCGACTTCATCTCCGGCAACAGCTACTCCATCTCCGTCAGCAGCAACATCCGCGACGTCGCCGGAAATCCCATTGATCCCAACTTCGACAGTCTCTCGTGGACTGGTCAAGGCTACTCCGACGTGCTCTTCCGCGTTGAAGATCCCGGCGCGACACACGACACGATTCTTGTCAAAGGATCGTTCAATTTCTACCATGAACACGATCCAAGCTGGCAGGGCGGCAACGTGCTGCTGTACGACAACGGCACCAACGGTGACGAAGTCGGCGGCGACCATGTCTTCTCAATTCGTTTCCCGCTCGTCCCCAACGGCGGTACTCCTAACTTCGAATGGGGCTGCGTGGACGAACTGAATAACTGGCTCGTCGTCGGACCGAATCAGACCTTCGCGCTTGTGGACACCAACGACATCACCGTCACATACGTCATCCCCTTCCCCACACTGAATCCTGTCACGGTGACCTTCCGCTGCGACGTGCAGTGCCTGAGCGTCGGCGGCATTGACAGCGTCTCCGTTGCCGGTCCGTTTAACGGCTGGAATGGCGAACTGCTGTCAGACGCCGATATTAACGGCCAGTTCACGCTTGATCGTCTCTTCCCCGCCGGCTCCGCGCGTGACCAGGAATACAAGTTCCGCTATCACGTCGCCGGTGGCACCGAATGGGAAAGCGTTAGCAATCGTCTCTTCACCATCAACGATGCCAACCCCACCCAGGACCTCGGCAACCGCTTCTTCAATGATCAGGTCTGCGCGCCGACGGCTCTCACCGTCTATCCCGTCGCCGCCGACGCCATTCTGCGTTGGGATGGTCCCGACCGGGCGGACTACGAAATCTTCGCGCACACCGTCTCGGACAGCATCGTCGAGAACGGCACGCTGGTTGGAACGGTCTCCGCTCAGACCTTCACCGTCACCGGCCCGCTTAGCCCGTCGCAGTACTATCAGGTGCGCGCAAAGTTGCCGTACTAATTTCCCCCGAACGACGTTCGCAATAACAGAAAGCCCTCGCGCAAGCGAGGGCTTTCTGCATTCCAACGTGTCCGGCCGCGCTATTCGCCAACTACAACAAAGAAGCGTATGCTCGCCGATGCGCCGTTGGGAATCGTCAGGCTGGTGCCGCTGGTTGAACCTTCAAACGTGTCATACGGTCCACCCTCCACCGGCCCGCTATAGACCGTGTAAGTCCCGTAACCCGACTCCACCCAGCGCAACACGAGATCCGTTCCCACCGACGCAATCGTCAATCCCACGGGCGGTGGTAGTTCAAAGTTCAGCGCGCGCACTTGGACATCGTCTACGTACCACCCTTCCTGGTGATTTAGTAAGTCACTCCCGAATCGAAACCGCAGTTGAATACTGCTGCCTGCGTACCCCGCCAAACTCGCCTGCACCGTCTGCCAGGTCGTTTGCGCACCGGCAAAACAGGGACGGCCGCGCAGCGGGCCGCTTGCCGGATTACCGCCGCCTGCCTGCCAGCGGAACGTCTTGTTGTACCCACCGACCGGTGTCAGCGGCTCCCAGGCGCCGCCGTTCACCGCGATCTCCAACACGCCACCGTCATACGCCGAGTCCGGGAATGCACCCGATATTTCGGTCTCATGCTGCTGCGCAAAGCTTAACGACGCACTGGGTGGCAGCGCCGCGATCACGGGCGACACCAGAAACGCGTCATTGTATTGCCGATACGTTCCCGCCGCGGCATCGCCGCATTTATAGGCCGACGCTCCTGTCTGCGCGCGCTCCGTTGAAATGTGCCAGTCGCTCACCCACTGTCCGCCCGCGGACCCCGTCGTCCACCCGGGCGCGCCGCTCTCAAAGCTCTCGCTTAGAATCGGAATCAACTCGCCGATCGCAAACGCGCCGTCCGATGTGTCACTCTCCTGCGGATCAACGTTCGACAAAATCCGCAAATAGCAGTTGTTCGAACTCGCGCCGCTGACCGTCCACACGTACAACCCGCTATTAGGTGCTGCGCCCGCTATCGTCTCCCACGTCCCGTCGACTCCGTTGCGCGACAAATCTATGCGCACCGTTCCACTCGTGATCCCCGGGAACCACGAGATCGTCACGGTACTGTCCAGAAACATCGCATCACCGCTGTCCGGCGCTAACACCGTCAAAGTCGAGAACAGCGCCCCTGAGCCCGCCGTCGTGTACACAATCGCCCGCCCCGCGCCCAAGGCCGCCGAGCCAGGAGTATACGCGTTGGCAAAGCAATACTCCAATCCGTCGCTGTGATTCTCGTTCTGAATGCCAACCGTCGCCCACGGCATGTCGAACGCGCCCGAGTTTTCGTCCGGCGTGCACGTCTGGTACTGCACAAGTATCTTACCGTCACCCGTCGGCGACGGATACACATCCGGATTGTAAAGCACGACTTGAAATACCTGC
This genomic interval carries:
- a CDS encoding Ig-like domain-containing protein, giving the protein MKAMRKILFAALLCVAAAAYAVPSFTPMVDGVKDAGWGNTPDHITNSIAADPITFNLDSGLYVTDDAEWVYFGYWADDDPWADGKSVHVHILIDVNSTAAGGTFACWGAANVFYAMPFKPDYDLVMQWNTDDQNASFTGLNTWQFFSWVQQPEITTDAGGGSQWTEVAIRKNQIGTPAQGVVLNLAMWLRPAWDTNGGVACLPEQANFPSNNGATGASLSVQFPYTIQHVFGDAVAPQLVSVHQIDRDRVELLFNEPMDPVRLQNTAFYNTGGTWPLTSVQYVTGLTAGLYNSGDFISGNSYSISVSSNIRDVAGNPIDPNFDSLSWTGQGYSDVLFRVEDPGATHDTILVKGSFNFYHEHDPSWQGGNVLLYDNGTNGDEVGGDHVFSIRFPLVPNGGTPNFEWGCVDELNNWLVVGPNQTFALVDTNDITVTYVIPFPTLNPVTVTFRCDVQCLSVGGIDSVSVAGPFNGWNGELLSDADINGQFTLDRLFPAGSARDQEYKFRYHVAGGTEWESVSNRLFTINDANPTQDLGNRFFNDQVCAPTALTVYPVAADAILRWDGPDRADYEIFAHTVSDSIVENGTLVGTVSAQTFTVTGPLSPSQYYQVRAKLPY